The Halorussus gelatinilyticus genome contains the following window.
CACAGACGGCTACTGGAACTCATAGGCCGATAGCACAACGGTCCAACACACTCATCTCGCAAATTGGACCGCCCGTGCTGAGGTAAACTCCGTCTGTGGTTACCTCTCTGCTGAATCCACTCTCTATATTCAGCAGTCCGTTCATCTCGGAATCACGGACATTTGCCCCTCTCGTGTGAAATGGCGAGGCTTCGCTCCAGATTGTGAACGATGCACTTGATGACGAGTTCGCGGAACTGCTTCCACCAGAGGCGTGACCGAACGAATGCACCGAATTTCTGTTTGATCGCTGCATTGACTGTCTCGTTCATATTCCGTCTATGGTAAAGATCGTTGTCCAGTCGTGCATTCCACGCCGTGTGGAGTGGGGTAAACTCCCGGTGCTTTATGAGCGGCCGAATATCGTGATTTCGGGCTAGCTGCCGGATCTTCTGGTCGTCGTATCCCTTGTCACCGGTCAACACCTCGATGGACGCTGCGTTCCGTTTCACCACCTGTGGTGCAATCTGCGTATCGTGTTTTCGTGTCGTCGTCACGTGAACATCGAGCACGGCGTTGGTTGCTGTATCGACTAATAGCGTTGTCTTCAACTGCTGGATGGAGAGATTCGTTCGCTTCGTGTAGTGAGTTGATGCATGCGCCCGATCAAACCCGGATGCATCGATACCGGTGACACCGTTTAGCGGCA
Protein-coding sequences here:
- a CDS encoding IS5 family transposase translates to MDALPKSRLLRFVERAMVLARRTVERFSTRYSRKRFTLRQHVVLLCLKVKKTTTHRDLVDELIEMPRIRDALDLDSIPAPSTLCKAFARLEMAVWRVLLNVSLADLPLNGVTGIDASGFDRAHASTHYTKRTNLSIQQLKTTLLVDTATNAVLDVHVTTTRKHDTQIAPQVVKRNAASIEVLTGDKGYDDQKIRQLARNHDIRPLIKHREFTPLHTAWNARLDNDLYHRRNMNETVNAAIKQKFGAFVRSRLWWKQFRELVIKCIVHNLERSLAISHERGKCP